The segment GTTTAAGCATATGAGTTTCGATCATCAATCCAAGGGTGTTGAACAAAGCTGCGTATCCCGTAGAATATCGGGGATTGTCCATAAACTGCGAAAAACCTTTCTCGGGAACTTCATTAAATACATTTACGTACGGCGTGATCTCCCAATCGTGCTCCCATAAAGATTCTTCAAAAGCGGGAATCATTCGTTTTTGTAAATATTCTCCTAATTCCCCACCCAGTTTATTGTGCTGTGTAAAAAGATGGGTGAGAGTGTATTGGTAATCTGCTCCGTTACTTACGTGGGTGTCTACCAGTATATCTGGTTTTACCTGATGAAAAATTTCAGCAAAGCTGCGGGTATTTTTTGTATCAGCTTTAATAAAATCCCTGTTGAGATCATAAAATCTGGCATTTCCTCTAAAGCCGTATTCTAATGGACCATTTTGATTTGTTCGGGAAGTAGAATTCCGGTTTAAAGCCCCGCCAATATTATATACAGGTATGGTGACCAAAATGGTGTTCTTGGGAGTTGTAATTTTATTTTCCGCAAGATCTCTAAACAACATCATGGTGGCATCTATTCCATCACTTTCTCCAGGATGAATCCCATTGTTTATAAAGATTATTGAATGATCTTCTCTTATTTCGTCCAGAACAAAATCTTCACCTGGACTATATATCGCCAAATGTAAAGGTTCTCCGCTATCAGTAGTTCCATATTCCTGTAATTGTATAGTGGGATAAGCTTCTGCAAGCCGGGTGTAATAGGATATTATTTCAGGATATGTAGCGGTTTCTTTTCCTTCTGAAGCTTCAAAAACTGTGGTGAAATCATACTCCTTTACTAATTTGTACTTGGATAAATCACAGGAGGACAAACAAATAACTGCAAGAAGTGTTGCAAAGATTTTTTTCATAGGAAAATTTCCTGATTAAAATATAAACTTACTCAAATCTCCTTAAGCAGCCAAAACTAATTGAGAAGCCAAATAAAGCCTTTTCCTGTTAAAGATTCACTAATCCTGCAGCAAAATTTTTAGGCTTATTTTTTAAAAACTAATTTTAGGAACTAAAGAAAAGAAAATGAAGACAAGATTATTTACCCTGCTTTTAATGGGATGCGCTTTTTGTGCAAACTCCCAAATGAAAGAACTTAGCGAGCAAAGAAAAAAGAGTGGACCAAAAAAGGACCCGTCACAGTGGAAACTACAATAGGTAAACTTACGTTGCCTCCTCCCTACAAATCTCAATCGGTTACGAAGAATAGCAAAGTTATTGGCTGGCCGGAGGGAAAGACTCCCCAGGCAACTTAAGCAGGTTTTAAAGTAGAGCGATATGCCGATGGTTTTGAACACCCAAGAAGAACTTATTTAGCACCTAATAATGATCTTTTTGTTGTAGAATCCAATACTAAAAACAGTGCCGACAGGATCACTGTTCTTCGTGATAAAGATGGCGATGCTGTGCCTGAAGTAAGAGAAGTCTTTCTTGATAATTTAAATCAGCCCTACGGAATGTTGATCCTTGGAGACTTTTTTTACGTAGCAAATACCGATGGCCTATATCGCTACCCATATTCTGAAGGAGATTTGGAAATAGATGCTGAAGGAGAAAAAATTGTAGATCTCCCTGCAGGTGGATATAATAATCACTGGACCCGGAATTTAATAGCTAAGCAAGGATGGGGAAAAAATTTACATTTCAGTTGGATCAGCAAGTAACGCCGGGGAATATGGAATGGAAAAAGAAGAACGCCGGGCGGCTATACTGGAAATTAATCCTGACGGCTCGGGTGAAAAGATTTATGCCTCAGGTTTAAGAAATCCTGTAGGAATGGATTGGAATCCTGTGACAGGAGAATTATGGACCGCTGTTAACGAAAGGGATAAAATTGGAAATAATCTTGTTCCCGATTATATTACGAGTGTAAAAGAGGATGGCTGGTATGGCTGGCCATATTCTTATTTTGGTCAAATTCCTGATCCCAGGTGGGAAGACGATCCTCATAAAGAGCTTGTTCAAAAAACGATTGTGCCTGATGTTCCCGTGGGAGCGCACACAGCTTCCCTGGGGCTGGAGTTCTACACGGCCGATCAATTTCCTGAAAAATACAAAAACGGAGCTTTTGTAGGACAACACGGGTCCTGGAACCGGGCTGAATTTGCAGGTTATAAGATTTTATTTGTTCCTTTTAAAGATGGACAACCCCAGCAACCAGAGGATTTCTTAACTGGTTTTATTGCCGATGAATCTAAAAGCGAGGTCTATGGAAGACCTGTAGGAGTTACAACATTACCTGATGGTTCTCTTCTGGTTAATGACGATGATTCAAATGTGCTTTGGAGAGTTTCGGCTGAAAAATAATTATATTGAAAAGAACCCTCTTAGTTTTAGTAGTAATGACCTTGTGCTTTGGGAGTATTTATTCCCAAAGCCTAAAGGGCACAGTTATTAATGCCGCCACAAATCTTCCACTTGAAAATGTCAATATTTCTATTGAAAATGCACAAGCGGGAACAGTTTCTGATGGCAACGGTAATTTTGAATTTAGGGTAGAAGAATTTCCGGTTACGGTTCGATTTTCAGCTATTGGGTTTGAAAACAGGACCAGAAGATTTAATTATGAAGACAGGGTAACCGTTTATATGGTTCCGGTTTCAGAAAATCTTTCAGAAGTAATAGTAAGAGGTACCTTAATTCCTTCAGAATTAAGAAAGGTGCCTGCAGCTGTTAGTGTCATTTCTTCCGAAGATCTTCAACGCATTGATCCCACCAACCTTCCGCAGGCATTTAATAATGTGCCGGGGGTATATGTGAATCAGGGAGCTTTAAATACGACGAAGTTGAATATTCGGGGGATAGGCGCCCGTTCCCAATACAGTACCAACAGAATTCAGGCTTATTTTGA is part of the Antarcticibacterium sp. 1MA-6-2 genome and harbors:
- a CDS encoding M14 family metallopeptidase; this translates as MKKIFATLLAVICLSSCDLSKYKLVKEYDFTTVFEASEGKETATYPEIISYYTRLAEAYPTIQLQEYGTTDSGEPLHLAIYSPGEDFVLDEIREDHSIIFINNGIHPGESDGIDATMMLFRDLAENKITTPKNTILVTIPVYNIGGALNRNSTSRTNQNGPLEYGFRGNARFYDLNRDFIKADTKNTRSFAEIFHQVKPDILVDTHVSNGADYQYTLTHLFTQHNKLGGELGEYLQKRMIPAFEESLWEHDWEITPYVNVFNEVPEKGFSQFMDNPRYSTGYAALFNTLGLMIETHMLKPYNERVEGTYQALISLIDVSERDWSTIKDLRARAQRKYLTERWYPVNFEIDSSKVSQLQFKGYEGEMVESEVTGKQRLRYNRDKPFEKSVDYYNNFTASENIEIPRAYIIPQAWWNVINVLQASKVEMQIFPRDTIVQVEVYNIDSYETQKNAYEGHYPHYNTQVSKSVQNVAFRKGDYYIKTFQPGVRYLIETLEPTTVDSFFNWNFFDTILQQKEGFSPYVFEDIANQLLQENEALKAEFERKKEKDRDFASDSYAQLEWLHKRSPNYENSHLRYPVFRVSR